Proteins found in one Zea mays cultivar B73 chromosome 1, Zm-B73-REFERENCE-NAM-5.0, whole genome shotgun sequence genomic segment:
- the LOC103630668 gene encoding chloroplast envelope membrane protein, with amino-acid sequence MTFMSCSAAISDGIPLRFPIEGSRTLCGGLGGVCARGVLALGSHRSNRSRRARHRHATVFARRRRRRRPSKWQRPWWKTFFSDWNEDDESLDGWREEDELLQEIGSDKGLSEDEKFKTWTRKAEAIVDLREAQQDAVNAEERSWENWIGGGGGTSGTGGGGEASLLDQITDDPAEIVRDKSVFEVFRGSIDEDYEDMLFEDRVFMYASTNSAKFLALLIVVPWVIDFIVHDYVMMPFLERYVQKVPLAAELLDVRRTQKLQMVKALKIEKARYRLEVEIGKSPPLSDEEVWYELREKAIELRDDWRLENRNAFANIWSDTVYGIVLFLLMCFNQSKVAMLKFTGYKLLNNISDSGKAFLIILVSDILLGYHSESGWHTLVEVILEHYGFEADEAAVTFFVCLVPVALDVYIKFWVYKYLPRLSPSVGNVLDEIKRH; translated from the exons ATGACCTTCATGAGCTGTTccgcggccatctccgacggcattCCGCTGCGCTTCCCCATAGAGGGAAGCAGGACCCTCTGCGGCGGCCTTGGAGGTGTCTGCGCGCGAGGGGTGCTCGCTCTCGGTTCCCACAGGAGTAACAGGAGTAGGAGGgcgaggcacaggcacgcgacggTCTtcgcgaggaggaggaggaggcggcggcccaGCAAGTGGCAGCGGCCGTGGTGGAAGACCTTCTTCTCGGACTGGAACGAAGACGACGAGAGTCTGGACGGGTGGAGGGAGGAGGACGAGCTGCTTCAGGAGATTGGCAGCGACAAGGGGCTGTCGGAGGATGAAAAGTTCAAGACGTGGACGAGAAAGGCCGAAGCGATTGTTGATCTGCGCGAGGCCCAGCAGGATGCGGTGAACGCCGAGGAGCGGTCGTGGGAAAATTGGATCGGTGGTGGCGGCGGCACGTCGGGGACTGGAGGCGGTGGGGAGGCCAGCTTGTTGGACCAGATCACTGATGACCCTGCAGAGATTGTGAGGGATAAGAGCGTTTTTGAGGTTTTCAGAGGTTCCATCGATGAGGATTATGAGGACATGTTGTTCGAAGATCGAGTGTTCATGTACGCCTCAACAAACTCG GCTAAATTTCTAGCATTGCTGATTGTGGTTCCGTGGGTCATAGATTTTATAGTCCATGACTATGTTATGATGCCCTTTCTAGAGAG GTATGTCCAGAAAGTGCCACTTGCAGCGGAGTTACTTGATGTAAGGCGCACCCAGAAGCTGCAGATGGTTAAAGCCCTAAAGATTGAAAAGGCAAGATACCGTCTTGAAGTAGAGATTGGCAAATCTCCTCCACTTTCTGATGAGGAGGTCTGGTATGAGCTGCGGGAAAAAGC GATAGAGTTGAGGGATGATTGGAGGCTAGAGAATCGAAATGCTTTCGCAAATATATGGTCTGATACGGTTTATGGGATTGTTCTATTTCTTCTTATGTGCTTCAATCAGAGCAAA GTCGCAATGCTGAAGTTCACAGGATATAAGTTGCTAAATAACATTTCAGACAGTGGGAAGGCCTTTCTTATTATTTTAGTATCTGACATCCTTCTAGG gtaccattcagagtCAGGTTGGCATACATTGGTAGAAGTTATTCTCGAGCATTACGGTTTTGAAGCTGATGAAGCGGCGGTCACATTTTTTGTTTGTCTGGTTCCAGTTGCTTTGGATGTGTACATAAAATTTTGG GTATACAAATACCTTCCAAGGTTATCACCCAGTGTGGGCAACGTTCTGGATGAAATAAAGCGTCATTAG